The Hymenobacter sp. 5317J-9 genome has a window encoding:
- the rluF gene encoding 23S rRNA pseudouridine(2604) synthase RluF yields the protein MPAASAIRLNKFISESGLCSRREADRYIEQGLVLLNGKPAKVGDQVRPRDRVSVNGHKLEPRQAEDAVYLAFNKPVGITSTTEPGVRGNIVDYVNHAARIFPVGRLDKDSSGLIFLTSDGDIVNKILRAGNQHEKEYVVTVNRTLTDQMLDEMSRGIPMLGTVTKPCVVQKETPYIFRITLVQGLNRQIRRMVEHFGYEVTKLERVRIMNVTVKGLPVGDWRELTPQELAGIMKMVEKSSGTEEASGGRRSRPAAPRPAAPRPATKANAAAPSPTGEAAPRRPYKKPPPSPQNPSGTGWWGPRPDKPAAAGARPGAAGKRPAKAGPARPASGRPGPSAGGSRPPRTGKTGGRGTGPAGRR from the coding sequence ATGCCCGCCGCCTCCGCCATCCGCCTCAACAAGTTCATCAGCGAAAGCGGCCTGTGCTCGCGCCGCGAGGCCGACCGCTACATCGAGCAGGGCTTGGTGCTGCTCAACGGCAAGCCCGCCAAAGTAGGAGACCAGGTGCGCCCGCGCGACCGCGTGAGCGTGAACGGCCACAAGCTGGAGCCCCGGCAGGCCGAAGACGCCGTGTACCTGGCCTTCAACAAGCCGGTGGGCATCACGAGCACCACCGAGCCCGGCGTGCGCGGCAACATCGTGGACTACGTGAACCACGCGGCGCGCATTTTCCCCGTCGGCCGGCTCGACAAGGACTCGTCGGGCCTGATATTCCTGACCAGCGACGGCGACATCGTGAACAAGATTCTGCGGGCCGGCAACCAGCACGAAAAGGAATACGTGGTAACGGTAAACCGCACTCTCACCGACCAGATGCTGGACGAAATGAGCCGCGGCATCCCCATGCTGGGCACCGTCACCAAGCCCTGCGTCGTTCAGAAGGAAACGCCCTACATTTTCCGCATCACGCTGGTGCAAGGGCTGAACCGCCAAATCCGCCGCATGGTGGAGCATTTTGGCTACGAAGTGACCAAGCTCGAACGCGTGCGCATCATGAACGTAACGGTGAAAGGCCTGCCCGTGGGCGACTGGCGCGAGCTGACCCCGCAGGAGCTGGCCGGCATCATGAAAATGGTGGAGAAGTCGAGCGGCACCGAAGAAGCATCCGGCGGCCGCCGCAGCCGGCCCGCCGCGCCGCGCCCGGCCGCCCCCCGTCCGGCCACCAAAGCCAACGCCGCCGCGCCCTCCCCCACCGGCGAAGCCGCGCCCCGGCGCCCCTACAAAAAACCGCCGCCTTCGCCCCAAAACCCCTCCGGCACCGGCTGGTGGGGCCCCCGCCCCGACAAGCCCGCCGCCGCGGGCGCCCGGCCCGGGGCAGCCGGCAAGCGCCCGGCCAAAGCCGGCCCGGCGCGGCCCGCGAGCGGCCGCCCGGGGCCGTCGGCGGGGGGCAGCCGACCGCCCCGGACCGGCAAGACCGGTGGACGCGGCACGGGCCCGGCCGGCCGGCGCTAG
- the rlmF gene encoding 23S rRNA (adenine(1618)-N(6))-methyltransferase RlmF, protein MRKPAPTPAAPAAPTEKDQLHPRNPHRAPYDFPALRTASPELAAFVQPNKFGNLSIDFANPAAVKALNKALLRQFYGIEFWDIPKGYLCPPIPGRADYVHYLADLLADSNGGVMPPGQDITVLDVGVGANCIYPIIGRREYGWHFVGSDVDGVAVRAAQQIEAANPSLAGAIEARLQPARTRIFDGLIQAGEVFDLTMCNPPFHASAAEAAAGSQRKATGLGTGRGPRPALNFGGQNNELWCEGGEAGFIRRMVQESARRPTSAYWYTTLVSKKDTLPGVYRALKTAGATDVRTIDMAQGQKKSRLVAWTFLKPPQQEAWRKARWHSPR, encoded by the coding sequence ATGAGAAAACCTGCTCCCACTCCTGCCGCCCCCGCGGCGCCCACCGAAAAAGACCAACTGCACCCGCGCAACCCCCACCGCGCGCCCTACGACTTCCCGGCGCTGCGCACGGCCTCGCCCGAGTTGGCTGCGTTTGTGCAGCCCAACAAGTTTGGCAACCTCTCCATCGACTTTGCCAACCCGGCGGCGGTGAAGGCCCTGAACAAGGCCCTGCTGCGCCAGTTCTACGGCATCGAATTCTGGGATATTCCCAAAGGCTACCTGTGCCCGCCCATTCCCGGCCGGGCCGATTACGTGCATTACCTGGCCGACCTGCTGGCCGACAGCAACGGCGGCGTGATGCCGCCCGGCCAGGACATCACGGTGCTCGACGTGGGCGTGGGCGCCAACTGCATTTACCCCATCATTGGCCGGCGCGAGTACGGCTGGCACTTCGTGGGCTCCGACGTGGACGGTGTGGCTGTGCGGGCCGCCCAGCAGATTGAAGCCGCCAACCCCAGCCTGGCCGGCGCCATCGAGGCCCGCCTGCAGCCCGCCCGCACCCGCATTTTCGACGGCCTCATCCAGGCCGGCGAGGTGTTCGACCTCACGATGTGCAACCCGCCGTTTCACGCCTCGGCGGCCGAGGCCGCGGCCGGCAGCCAGCGCAAAGCCACGGGCCTGGGCACCGGCCGCGGCCCCCGCCCGGCCCTGAACTTTGGCGGCCAGAACAACGAGCTGTGGTGCGAGGGCGGCGAAGCGGGCTTCATTCGCCGCATGGTGCAGGAGAGCGCCCGGCGGCCCACTTCCGCCTACTGGTACACCACGCTAGTCTCGAAAAAAGATACCCTGCCCGGTGTGTACCGCGCCCTGAAAACGGCCGGCGCCACCGACGTGCGGACCATCGACATGGCCCAGGGCCAGAAAAAAAGCCGCCTCGTGGCCTGGACGTTCCTCAAGCCCCCGCAGCAGGAAGCCTGGCGAAAGGCACGGTGGCATTCGCCCCGGTAA
- a CDS encoding tetratricopeptide repeat protein, whose amino-acid sequence MLLAARQGFSQAAAPAALAQAAKLEAEKKYESAYQVLDKADPKNQQPAVVLQKEKLLLSYYLIALNFQGFGLKDLAAGETVERLRGKEGNYSMHLLDIPQTLTRLQKQFPQDYRLSQGLGDYYYRATLCHCGEQDKTEAQLLDLVIEHYGRAHAHQLGDFMTYYAVGYGHLAQGRAQPSVAPFEKSIALNPQYPDAPYNLAYALLQLKKPAEAIPYAQTSLRLYTDPALKADAARMLGELYQQQQQPAEAKKALLQSLDLQPQHYATVRSLLELAVTTHAADATAWATRLYRLNPADDQMFSDIMDIYQAQNQWAEAEAFFSSQLPAAPKTPAAQGLLHMYLAILNMQLKRPQVARPHFLAAQTQLKKVAKPDNPLFQMIEKGLAESKP is encoded by the coding sequence ATGCTGTTGGCTGCGCGCCAGGGATTTAGCCAGGCCGCCGCTCCGGCCGCGCTGGCGCAGGCTGCTAAGCTGGAAGCCGAAAAGAAATACGAATCGGCCTACCAGGTGCTCGACAAAGCGGACCCCAAAAACCAGCAGCCCGCCGTGGTGCTGCAAAAGGAAAAGCTCCTGCTCAGCTATTACCTCATTGCCCTCAACTTTCAGGGCTTCGGGCTGAAGGACCTGGCCGCCGGCGAAACCGTGGAGCGCCTGCGCGGCAAGGAGGGCAACTACAGCATGCACCTGCTCGACATTCCGCAGACGCTGACGCGGCTGCAGAAACAGTTTCCGCAGGATTACCGCCTCAGCCAGGGCCTGGGCGACTATTATTACCGCGCCACGCTCTGCCACTGCGGCGAGCAGGACAAGACCGAAGCGCAGCTGCTGGATTTGGTGATTGAGCACTACGGCCGGGCCCATGCGCACCAGCTGGGCGATTTCATGACGTATTATGCCGTGGGCTACGGCCACCTCGCGCAGGGCCGGGCCCAGCCCAGCGTGGCCCCGTTTGAAAAGTCCATTGCCCTCAATCCGCAATACCCCGACGCGCCCTATAACCTGGCGTATGCCCTGCTGCAGCTGAAAAAGCCGGCCGAAGCCATTCCCTACGCCCAAACCTCGCTCCGGCTCTACACCGACCCCGCCCTGAAGGCCGACGCCGCCCGCATGCTCGGCGAACTCTACCAGCAGCAACAGCAGCCCGCCGAGGCCAAAAAGGCGCTGCTGCAAAGCCTGGACCTGCAACCCCAGCACTACGCCACGGTGCGCAGCCTGCTGGAGCTCGCCGTGACCACGCACGCGGCCGACGCCACCGCCTGGGCCACCCGCCTCTACCGCCTCAATCCGGCCGACGACCAGATGTTTTCCGACATCATGGACATCTACCAGGCCCAAAACCAGTGGGCCGAAGCGGAAGCGTTTTTCAGCAGCCAGCTGCCCGCAGCGCCGAAAACGCCCGCGGCGCAGGGCCTGCTGCACATGTACCTGGCCATCCTCAACATGCAGCTCAAGCGCCCGCAGGTGGCCCGCCCGCATTTTCTGGCTGCCCAAACCCAGCTGAAAAAAGTGGCCAAGCCCGACAACCCGCTGTTTCAGATGATTGAAAAAGGGCTGGCCGAGAGCAAGCCCTAG
- a CDS encoding cold shock domain-containing protein, with the protein MGRSQETFGKKDNEKKRAKKKTEKEERKAERQANAKSGAALEEMFAYVDENGNITSTPPDPTKKRVIKDEEIQISVRKQEDREPEDTLRTGTVTFFNTSKGYGFIRDSQTQESIFVHANGLGGITIGENDKVTFEVEMGPKGPNAVRVRLGGATPPPAAPAAE; encoded by the coding sequence ATGGGTAGGTCTCAAGAGACATTTGGTAAGAAAGACAACGAGAAGAAGCGCGCCAAGAAAAAAACCGAGAAGGAGGAGCGCAAAGCCGAGCGCCAGGCCAACGCCAAATCCGGCGCGGCCCTGGAAGAGATGTTTGCGTACGTTGACGAAAACGGCAACATCACCTCCACCCCGCCCGACCCCACCAAGAAGCGCGTCATCAAGGACGAGGAGATTCAAATCAGCGTGCGCAAGCAGGAAGACCGCGAGCCCGAGGACACCCTGCGCACTGGCACGGTAACGTTCTTTAATACCTCGAAAGGCTACGGCTTCATTCGCGACTCGCAAACGCAGGAAAGCATTTTTGTGCACGCCAACGGCCTGGGCGGCATCACCATCGGCGAAAACGACAAAGTGACGTTTGAGGTGGAAATGGGCCCTAAAGGCCCCAACGCCGTGCGCGTGCGCCTCGGCGGCGCCACGCCGCCCCCTGCCGCACCGGCCGCCGAATAG
- a CDS encoding SDR family oxidoreductase: protein MSDKPTIFPPQSQDAGAGKPGLEYKMTPEPEFIRDGYKGADKLKGKVALITGGDSGIGRAVAVHFAVEGADVAISYFPTEQQDAEKVQELVQAHGRRCFLLPGDLKSPAFCQEIVDRTVAELGGLNVLVNNAAEQNWHDTLEDIKDEELDSIFNLNIIAMFRISRAALKHLKEGDAIINTASVNGFKGNEMLLDYTSTKGAITAFTRALSLQLVKKGIRVNSVAPGPIWTPFITGVGLLKLPLFGHDVPMGRAGQPSEVAPAYVFLASEDASYFSGQTLHPNGGSVVNA, encoded by the coding sequence ATGTCTGATAAACCCACCATTTTCCCGCCCCAAAGCCAGGACGCGGGCGCCGGCAAGCCCGGCCTCGAATACAAGATGACCCCCGAGCCCGAGTTCATCCGCGACGGCTATAAAGGCGCCGACAAACTCAAGGGCAAAGTAGCACTCATCACGGGCGGCGACTCCGGCATTGGCCGGGCCGTGGCCGTGCATTTCGCCGTCGAAGGCGCCGACGTGGCCATCAGCTATTTCCCCACCGAGCAGCAGGACGCCGAGAAGGTGCAGGAACTGGTGCAGGCCCACGGCCGCCGCTGCTTCCTGCTGCCCGGCGACCTCAAAAGCCCGGCCTTCTGCCAGGAAATCGTGGACCGCACCGTGGCCGAGCTCGGCGGGCTCAACGTGCTGGTGAACAACGCCGCCGAGCAAAACTGGCACGATACGCTCGAAGACATCAAGGACGAGGAACTCGACAGCATCTTCAACCTCAACATCATTGCCATGTTCCGCATCTCGCGGGCGGCGCTCAAGCACCTCAAGGAAGGCGACGCCATCATCAACACGGCTTCGGTGAATGGCTTCAAGGGCAACGAGATGCTATTGGACTACACCTCCACCAAAGGCGCCATCACGGCCTTCACGCGGGCATTGTCGCTGCAGCTTGTGAAGAAGGGCATCCGGGTGAACTCGGTGGCGCCGGGCCCCATCTGGACGCCTTTCATCACCGGCGTGGGCCTGCTGAAGCTGCCGCTGTTTGGCCACGACGTGCCGATGGGCCGCGCCGGCCAGCCGTCGGAAGTGGCGCCGGCCTACGTGTTTCTGGCGTCGGAAGACGCCTCGTACTTTTCCGGCCAAACGCTGCACCCCAACGGCGGGTCGGTGGTGAACGCCTAA